Proteins from one Phoenix dactylifera cultivar Barhee BC4 unplaced genomic scaffold, palm_55x_up_171113_PBpolish2nd_filt_p 000254F, whole genome shotgun sequence genomic window:
- the LOC103701150 gene encoding pentatricopeptide repeat-containing protein At2g17033, producing MASFLLSPPAAAGPRCALRNGHGGGKRTHRLLSSLDAAADPSAADRLIRKFVAASSKSTALHTLSRLLSLSSPFSLPIYRRISEAIWFKWNPKLAAAMAAVLVNQGRAAEAESLISESVSRLNSDLEISLFYCDLIEAFSERGLKDLALDFYFRLREMPCSRRKPYESMIKALCLMGLPVDAEEKLKEMALLGFRPSPFEFRLVLQSYGKLGSFAEMRRVLGIMEDAGLAVDTICTNVVLSCYGDHGELAEMVSWIRKMKKLGVGFSIRTFNVVLNSCPTIISIVQDAKHFPLSIAALVKKVEEDSPSPDEALLVRELVGSSVLVDILEWSPNEGKLDLHGFHVSSAYVILLQWMEELRMRFRVDEVVPLEISVVCGSGKKSDKIGESPVKMLVSEMMFQLNSSMRIDRKNAGRFVAQGKAVRDWLC from the exons ATGGCTAGCTTCTTACTCTCCCCGCCGGCTGCTGCCGGCCCTCGCTGCGCCCTCCGGAACGGTCACGGCGGCGGCAAGCGTACACACCGCCTCCTCTCATCCCTCGACGCTGCCGCAGATCCCTCCGCCGCCGACCGCCTCATACGGAAGTTCGTCGCCGCCTCCTCCAAGTCCACCGCCCTCCACACCCTCTCtcgcctcctctccctctcctcccccttctccctcccg ATTTATAGAAGAATCAGCGAGGCCATTTGGTTCAAATGGAACCCCAAGCTCGCTGCCGCCATGGCCGCCGTGCTCGTGAACCAGGGCCGCGCCGCCGAGGCTGAAAGCCTAATCTCGGAATCGGTCTCCAGGCTTAATTCCGATCTAGAAATCTCCCTCTTCTACTGCGACCTCATCGAGGCCTTCTCCGAGCGCGGATTGAAGGACTTGGCTCTTGATTTCTACTTTCGTTTGCGTGAAATGCCGTGCTCTAGGAGGAAGCCCTACGAATCGATGATTAAGGCCCTCTGCTTGATGGGATTGCCGGTTGATGCCGAGGAGAAGCTAAAGGAGATGGCTTTGCTAGGATTCAGGCCTTCACCTTTTGAGTTCAGGCTGGTCTTGCAGAGCTACGGGAAGTTGGGGTCTTTCGCAGAGATGAGAAGGGTTCTTGGGATAATGGAGGATGCTGGATTGGCCGTCGACACGATTTGCACCAATGTTGTTCTTTCTTGCTATGGTGATCATGGGGAGCTCGCCGAAATGGTTTCTTGGATTAGGAAGATGAAGAAATTGGGTGTTGGTTTCTCAATTCGGACATTTAACGTTGTGTTGAATTCATGCCCAACAATTATTTCAATAGTACAGGATGCTAAGcattttcctctttcaattGCGGCTTTGGTCAAGAAGGTGGAGGAGGATTCTCCGTCGCCGGATGAAGCATTGCTGGTTAGGGAGCTGGTTGGGTCATCAGTTTTGGTTGACATTTTGGAGTGGTCTCCTAATGAAGGGAAGTTGGACTTGCATGGGTTTCATGTGTCTTCTGCGTATGTGATCTTATTACAGTGGATGGAGGAGCTGAGAATGAGGTTCAGGGTGGATGAAGTTGTTCCTCTGGAAATCTCAGTTGTTTGTGGATCGGGCAAGAAAAGTGATAAAATTGGGGAATCTCCAGTGAAAATGCTGGTTTCAGAGATGATGTTTCAGTTGAATAGCTCAATGAGGATAGATAGGAAGAATGCTGGTCGATTTGTAGCACAGGGAAAGGCAGTGCGGGACTGGTTATGCTAG
- the LOC103701151 gene encoding uncharacterized protein LOC103701151: MEGKLAKNSSSSSRSLMTRPKTKLPPEILELIGKSGKSASAYVRFRATCKTLFSNLTPHPRHLPFQPPFLMLSPTADGSRGRFFNVATFFTHNLPQVSNMTRGKICFGSSFGWIFLLDYRFNPSLLNPFTGAEIPLPPLAATPGIFDILPLDDVPAPQLLALLCGYHPDNIMDEEFVDMIMHQAALSSDPALDPHAVVLVIVKTYAPYRFYFCQLGDASWTRIQIPGNTICFLYDFIPFPERQFYAVASDDRLVRFDFSSLPVRVTVARLRGMPRCRPVYLVGSAGELLLIGEGYKISDRNDRITKLFHVHKIDILRELDDEQGYVQVYRVHSIGDRVVFLGPGHSFSISAQDFPGFRRNCIYFADTYNKQLAGMEYVSVDCIDVFSLEEYNTEDIFIFSEEEKIELPRSKPKMPWLVSPNLN; encoded by the coding sequence ATGGAAGGAAAACTGGCAAAGaactcctcatcctcatcgAGAAGCTTGATGACGCGCCCGAAGACCAAGCTTCCACCGGAGATCCTCGAACTCATCGGCAAATCCGGGAAGAGCGCTTCCGCCTACGTCCGTTTCCGGGCCACCTGCAAAACCTTGTTCTCAAACCTTACCCCTCACCCCCGCCATCTCCCCTTTCAGCCCCCTTTCCTGATGCTGTCCCCCACCGCCGATGGCAGTCGCGGCCGGTTCTTCAACGTTGCCACCTTCTTCACTCATAACCTCCCGCAGGTTTCCAACATGACTCGCGGTAAGATCTGCTTTGGCTCTTCTTTTGGATGGATATTCCTTCTAGACTACAGATTTAATCCCTCCCTCCTCAACCCCTTCACCGGGGCCGAGatccccctccctcctctcgCCGCCACCCCGGGCATCTTCGATATCCTACCACTGGATGATGTCCCAGCCCCACAACTTCTCGCATTATTATGCGGTTACCATCCAGATAACATTATGGACGAAGAATTCGTGGACATGATAATGCACCAGGCTGCACTATCTTCGGATCCTGCTCTCGATCCGCACGCTGTCGTGCTCGTCATTGTCAAAACCTACGCCCCGTACCGTTTCTACTTCTGTCAGCTGGGAGACGCATCATGGACCAGGATACAAATCCCCGGCAACACtatatgttttctttatgaCTTCATACCATTTCCGGAGCGGCAGTTCTATGCCGTAGCTTCCGATGACAGGCTGGTTCGCTTCGACTTCAGCAGCCTGCCAGTGAGGGTGACAGTAGCAAGACTTAGAGGCATGCCCAGATGCAGACCGGTGTACTTGGTGGGATCGGCGGGGGAGCTCCTGCTGATCGGTGAGGGTTACAAAATTTCTGACCGGAATGACAGGATTACCAAGTTGTTCCATGTTCATAAGATCGATATTCTGCGCGAGCTGGACGATGAGCAAGGGTATGTGCAAGTGTATCGAGTTCATAGCATTGGCGATCGGGTTGTGTTCCTGGGACCCGGTCACTCTTTCTCCATCTCGGCTCAAGATTTCCCTGGGTTTAGAAGGAATTGCATCTATTTCGCCGACACTTACAACAAGCAATTAGCAGGCATGGAATATGTCAGCGTTGACTGCATCGATGTATTCAGCCTAGAGGAGTACAATACTGaagatatatttatttttagcgAGGAGGAGAAGATTGAGTTGCCGAGGTCTAAGCCAAAGATGCCGTGGTTGGTTTCCCCCAATCTTAATTAG
- the LOC103701063 gene encoding thiosulfate sulfurtransferase 16, chloroplastic-like isoform X1, translating to MASYSRFSLPLLISHPPPKRSSFHRFLSLSPTVLSASKQCGLQHALSRTENGWRGFLRNGSPEIVVPRSVPVRVAHELLQAGHRYLDVRTADEFNAGHAVGAKNIPYVFKVGSGFAFYTVVGASHLAAYLLGIRKNPNFLKEVLQVFEEDDEIIIGCESGRRSLMAAAELSSAGFTGITDIGGGYSAWLQNGLPTEQ from the exons ATGGCTTCCTACTCtcgtttctctctccctcttctcatCTCTCATCCGCCCCCTAAAAG GTCGTCTTTTCACAGATTCCTTTCGTTGTCACCGACGGTTCTTTCGGCATCAAAGCAGTGCGGACTCCAGCATGCACTTTCGAGAACGGAAAATGGTTGGCGAGGCTTCCTGCG CAATGGGAGTCCAGAAATAGTGGTGCCAAGATCGGTGCCAGTTCGTGTTGCGCACGAGCTTCTTCAAGCTGGTCATCGGTATCTGGACGTCAG GACGGCGGATGAGTTCAATGCCGGACATGCAGTGGGTGCTAAAAACATCCCTTACGTGTTCAAGGTTGGGTCAG GGTTCGCATTTTACACAGTTGTTGGAGCAAGTCATTTAGCAGCTTACTTATTGG GGATTAGGAAAAATCCTAACTTCTTGAAGGAAGTGTTACAAGTttttgaggaggatgatgagataATCATT GGATGCGAGAGTGGGAGAAGATCGCTCATGGCTGCAGCTGAACTATCCTCTGCT GGTTTTACAGGCATTACAGACATTGGAGGTGGTtattcagcatggctacagaatGGACTCCCAACCGAGCAGTGA
- the LOC103701063 gene encoding thiosulfate sulfurtransferase 16, chloroplastic-like isoform X3, with the protein MASYSRFSLPLLISHPPPKRSSFHRFLSLSPTVLSASKQCGLQHALSRTENGWRGFLRNGSPEIVVPRSVPVRVAHELLQAGHRYLDVRTADEFNAGHAVGAKNIPYVFKVGSGIRKNPNFLKEVLQVFEEDDEIIIGCESGRRSLMAAAELSSAGFTGITDIGGGYSAWLQNGLPTEQ; encoded by the exons ATGGCTTCCTACTCtcgtttctctctccctcttctcatCTCTCATCCGCCCCCTAAAAG GTCGTCTTTTCACAGATTCCTTTCGTTGTCACCGACGGTTCTTTCGGCATCAAAGCAGTGCGGACTCCAGCATGCACTTTCGAGAACGGAAAATGGTTGGCGAGGCTTCCTGCG CAATGGGAGTCCAGAAATAGTGGTGCCAAGATCGGTGCCAGTTCGTGTTGCGCACGAGCTTCTTCAAGCTGGTCATCGGTATCTGGACGTCAG GACGGCGGATGAGTTCAATGCCGGACATGCAGTGGGTGCTAAAAACATCCCTTACGTGTTCAAGGTTGGGTCAG GGATTAGGAAAAATCCTAACTTCTTGAAGGAAGTGTTACAAGTttttgaggaggatgatgagataATCATT GGATGCGAGAGTGGGAGAAGATCGCTCATGGCTGCAGCTGAACTATCCTCTGCT GGTTTTACAGGCATTACAGACATTGGAGGTGGTtattcagcatggctacagaatGGACTCCCAACCGAGCAGTGA
- the LOC103701063 gene encoding thiosulfate sulfurtransferase 16, chloroplastic-like isoform X2, protein MASYSRFSLPLLISHPPPKRFLSLSPTVLSASKQCGLQHALSRTENGWRGFLRNGSPEIVVPRSVPVRVAHELLQAGHRYLDVRTADEFNAGHAVGAKNIPYVFKVGSGFAFYTVVGASHLAAYLLGIRKNPNFLKEVLQVFEEDDEIIIGCESGRRSLMAAAELSSAGFTGITDIGGGYSAWLQNGLPTEQ, encoded by the exons ATGGCTTCCTACTCtcgtttctctctccctcttctcatCTCTCATCCGCCCCCTAAAAG ATTCCTTTCGTTGTCACCGACGGTTCTTTCGGCATCAAAGCAGTGCGGACTCCAGCATGCACTTTCGAGAACGGAAAATGGTTGGCGAGGCTTCCTGCG CAATGGGAGTCCAGAAATAGTGGTGCCAAGATCGGTGCCAGTTCGTGTTGCGCACGAGCTTCTTCAAGCTGGTCATCGGTATCTGGACGTCAG GACGGCGGATGAGTTCAATGCCGGACATGCAGTGGGTGCTAAAAACATCCCTTACGTGTTCAAGGTTGGGTCAG GGTTCGCATTTTACACAGTTGTTGGAGCAAGTCATTTAGCAGCTTACTTATTGG GGATTAGGAAAAATCCTAACTTCTTGAAGGAAGTGTTACAAGTttttgaggaggatgatgagataATCATT GGATGCGAGAGTGGGAGAAGATCGCTCATGGCTGCAGCTGAACTATCCTCTGCT GGTTTTACAGGCATTACAGACATTGGAGGTGGTtattcagcatggctacagaatGGACTCCCAACCGAGCAGTGA